In the Arachis ipaensis cultivar K30076 chromosome B10, Araip1.1, whole genome shotgun sequence genome, one interval contains:
- the LOC107621693 gene encoding pathogenesis-related protein 1-like: MKTCKILFSPITVLGSLLCIMGYVYAHDSPKDYVDAHNVARSEVGEPSLIWDDSVAAYAQNYANQRRKDCQLIHSHGPYGENLAWSSSNDFSGVDGVKLWVDEKAYFDYMSNSCADNQMCGHYTQVVWKNTLRVGCAKVICDNNGGTFITCNYDPPGNYIGQRPY; this comes from the coding sequence ATGAAAACATGCAAGATTTTATTTTCTCCTATCACTGTCTTAGGTTCATTATTATGCATTATGGGTTATGTATATGCTCATGATTCACCAAAAGACTATGTTGATGCACACAATGTAGCAAGATCAGAAGTGGGAGAACCAAGTTTGATTTGGGACGATTCTGTTGCAGCATATGCACAAAACTATGCCAATCAACGCCGAAAGGATTGCCAGCTGATCCATTCACATGGCCCTTATGGGGAGAACCTTGCATGGAGTAGCAGTAATGATTTTTCAGGTGTAGATGGTGTGAAATTATGGGTAGACGAAAAGGCATACTTTGATTACATGTCAAACTCATGTGCTGATAATCAAATGTGTGGTCATTATACTCAAGTGGTTTGGAAAAACACATTGCGCGTTGGTTGTGCCAAAGTGATTTGCGACAATAATGGAGGCACTTTCATTACTTGCAACTATGATCCTCCTGGCAATTACATTGGACAGAGAccttactaa
- the LOC107620027 gene encoding pathogenesis-related protein 1B-like → MSHRRNQRNEVEEEAVDIKAVFGGRFCEWVAGKIKRFNYRNGWRSSEVQEEALDITRVFGEAQNSPEDYLEAHNTARAKVKVKPLKWDWRLESYAYLHLSQKTEHCIPIQSDGPYGENTESGVTATGAFRKLTGAQAVGVWVAQKQYYDEKSNSCIGGYCRHYMQVVWRDTTHIGCARVQCEVGAYMVSCNYSPPGNLLDQRPY, encoded by the exons ATGAGTCACCGAAGAAATCagaggaatgaggtagaagaagaGGCTGTTGACATTAAAGCGGTATTTGGGGGAAGATTTTGCGAGTGGGTCGCCGGAAAAATCAAACGCTTCAACTACAGGAACGGTTGGAGGAGCAGCGAGGTACAAGAGGAAGCTCTGGACATTACACGGGTATTTGGAGAAG CACAAAATTCTCCAGAAGATTATCTTGAAGCTCACAACACAGCACGTGCAAAAGTTAAGGTTAAACCACTAAAATGGGACTGGAGACTAGAATCATATGCATACCTACACCTGAGTCAGAAAACTGAACATTGCATACCGATTCAATCGGATGGTCCTTATGGTGAGAACACAGAGAGTGGTGTTACAGCAACGGGAGCATTCAGAAAGCTTACTGGAGCACAAGCTGTGGGCGTATGGGTGGCACAGAAACAATACTATGACGAAAAATCCAACTCATGCATTGGCGGTTACTGTCGTCACTATATGCAGGTTGTTTGGCGTGACACTACTCATATAGGTTGCGCTAGGGTCCAATGCGAAGTTGGAGCCTACATGGTTTCCTGTAACTATAGCCCTCCAGGAAATTTGCTTGATCAACGACCCTACTAA
- the LOC107622004 gene encoding pathogenesis-related protein 1-like, with the protein MKTCKISFSPITILGSLLCIMGYVYAHDSPKDYVDAHNVARSEVGEPSLIWDDSVAAYAQNYANQRRKDCQLIHSHGPYGENLAWSSSNDFSGVDGVKLWVDEKAYFDYMSNSCADNQMCGHYTQVVWKNTLRVGCAKVICDNNGGTFITCNYDPPGNYIGQRPY; encoded by the coding sequence ATGAAAACATGCAAGATTTCATTTTCTCCTATCACTATCTTAGGTTCATTATTATGCATTATGGGTTATGTATATGCTCATGATTCACCAAAAGACTATGTTGATGCACACAATGTAGCAAGATCAGAAGTGGGAGAACCAAGTTTGATTTGGGACGATTCTGTTGCAGCATATGCACAAAACTATGCCAATCAACGGCGAAAAGATTGCCAGCTGATCCATTCACATGGCCCTTATGGAGAGAACCTTGCATGGAGTAGCAGTAATGATTTTTCAGGTGTAGATGGTGTGAAATTATGGGTAGACGAAAAGGCATACTTTGATTACATGTCAAACTCATGTGCTGATAATCAAATGTGTGGTCATTATACTCAAGTGGTTTGGAAAAACACATTGCGCGTTGGTTGTGCCAAAGTGATTTGCGACAATAATGGAGGCACTTTCATTACTTGCAACTATGATCCTCCTGGCAATTACATTGGGCAGAGaccttattaa